In Kryptolebias marmoratus isolate JLee-2015 linkage group LG20, ASM164957v2, whole genome shotgun sequence, a genomic segment contains:
- the LOC112449969 gene encoding immunoglobulin lambda-1 light chain-like isoform X1 — protein MRTVLQKPAATDRRASDLNARKHSHMSSAGADGSFEELLETTWPSSDLTASAASERHFSPGAPEDTPLHKMLLLPAAALCCLCSALVAMAAELVQDKVTLTSMEGRTVSIGCKGFEICNTNFVYWYQKKDSNLVVLIRVDRSGEKKTSHFSHPQKGSFSDMVQDGVSLVIKDITAAHSATYYCVCHKSASEGSDDSNYLIFGTGTKLYVNGGAVQKPSVSLVPAASGADLQVGNGRSSLLCLASGMFPPEVRFIWTRGKNDQMKEWAENRGEQLELRKSKLIASILVVDPRDAYKYSCSVKHEENIVKSETKIEVSPPRPPPRPGYWFKQRLLLLMYSLLIVKSLVYCCGLSVLRSCRSRGAATK, from the exons ATGaggacagttttacagaaacctgCAGCGACAGACAGACGAGCTTCGGACCTGAACGCCAGGAAACACTCTCACATGTCTTCAGCAGGGGCTGATGGGAGCTTCGAGGAGCTGCTAGAAACCACGTGGCCCTCGTCTGATCTCACAGCCTCAGCTGCATCAGAGCGCCACTTCTCCCCCGGTGCACCAGAGGATACACCACTGCACAAGATGCTTCTCctcccagctgctgctctgtgcTGTCTGTGTTCAG cgctggttgccatggcagcAGAGCTGGTTCAGGACAAGGTGACACTGACCAGCATGGAAGGTAGAACCGTGTCCATCGGGTGCAAAGGTTTCGAAATATGCAACACCAACTTTGTGTACTGGTACCAAAAGAAAGACTCCAACTTAGTGGTCCTCATTCGAGTCGATCGTAGCGGTGAAAAAAAGACTTCCCACTTCAGTCACCCTCAGAAGGGATCGTTTTCAGATATGGTACAAGACGGAGTCAGCCTGGTGATCAAAGACATCACTGCCGCTCATTCAGCGACTTACTACTGCGTCTGTCATAAATCTGCATCC GAAGGATCTGATGACTCCAACTATCTCATCTTTGGCACAGGAACCAAGCTGTATGTAAACG GGGGGGCGGTGCAGAAACCCTCGGTGAGCTTGGTCCCAGCAGCATCTGGAGCCGACCTGCAGGTGGGAAATGGGAGGAGCTCCCTGCTGTGTCTGGCCTCAGGTATGTTTCCCCCTGAGGTCCGCTTCATCTGGACGAGAGGGAAGAACGATCAAATGAAGGAGTGGGCCGAGAATAGGGGAGAACAGCTGGAGCTCAGAAAGTCCAAACTCATCGCCTCCATCTTGGTGGTTGATCCCCGCGACGCGTATAAATACAGCTGCTCTgtcaaacacgaggagaacatcgtgaaatcagaaacaaaaatag aggtttctcctcctcgtcctcctcctcgtcctggTTACTGGTTCAAGCAGCGGCTGCTGCTCCTGATGTACTCACTGCTGATAGTGAAGAGCCTGGTGTACTGCTGCGGCCTCTCTGTgctcaggagctgcaggagcagaggAGCGGCCACCAAGTGA
- the LOC112449969 gene encoding immunoglobulin lambda-1 light chain-like isoform X2, translating into MLLLPAAALCCLCSALVAMAAELVQDKVTLTSMEGRTVSIGCKGFEICNTNFVYWYQKKDSNLVVLIRVDRSGEKKTSHFSHPQKGSFSDMVQDGVSLVIKDITAAHSATYYCVCHKSASEGSDDSNYLIFGTGTKLYVNGGAVQKPSVSLVPAASGADLQVGNGRSSLLCLASGMFPPEVRFIWTRGKNDQMKEWAENRGEQLELRKSKLIASILVVDPRDAYKYSCSVKHEENIVKSETKIEVSPPRPPPRPGYWFKQRLLLLMYSLLIVKSLVYCCGLSVLRSCRSRGAATK; encoded by the exons ATGCTTCTCctcccagctgctgctctgtgcTGTCTGTGTTCAG cgctggttgccatggcagcAGAGCTGGTTCAGGACAAGGTGACACTGACCAGCATGGAAGGTAGAACCGTGTCCATCGGGTGCAAAGGTTTCGAAATATGCAACACCAACTTTGTGTACTGGTACCAAAAGAAAGACTCCAACTTAGTGGTCCTCATTCGAGTCGATCGTAGCGGTGAAAAAAAGACTTCCCACTTCAGTCACCCTCAGAAGGGATCGTTTTCAGATATGGTACAAGACGGAGTCAGCCTGGTGATCAAAGACATCACTGCCGCTCATTCAGCGACTTACTACTGCGTCTGTCATAAATCTGCATCC GAAGGATCTGATGACTCCAACTATCTCATCTTTGGCACAGGAACCAAGCTGTATGTAAACG GGGGGGCGGTGCAGAAACCCTCGGTGAGCTTGGTCCCAGCAGCATCTGGAGCCGACCTGCAGGTGGGAAATGGGAGGAGCTCCCTGCTGTGTCTGGCCTCAGGTATGTTTCCCCCTGAGGTCCGCTTCATCTGGACGAGAGGGAAGAACGATCAAATGAAGGAGTGGGCCGAGAATAGGGGAGAACAGCTGGAGCTCAGAAAGTCCAAACTCATCGCCTCCATCTTGGTGGTTGATCCCCGCGACGCGTATAAATACAGCTGCTCTgtcaaacacgaggagaacatcgtgaaatcagaaacaaaaatag aggtttctcctcctcgtcctcctcctcgtcctggTTACTGGTTCAAGCAGCGGCTGCTGCTCCTGATGTACTCACTGCTGATAGTGAAGAGCCTGGTGTACTGCTGCGGCCTCTCTGTgctcaggagctgcaggagcagaggAGCGGCCACCAAGTGA